GATTACTCGCTCACTATATTGACGTCAGTGGACATTGACGGGTATTATCGCGCCGAAGAGACTACTAACAACAGAGGTAGCAAAATGAGGATACTGAGAGGGTTAATGCTTCCTGCCACTGGTAACCAGTCAATTTCAGTCCGCGTTAGAAGTACCATGCAGCTTACAGAAGTCGTTCGGGAGTCCCATTGTATTCATGAGCCCGGCCAAACTGATGAGATTTCCCACTGTGTTGCCATAGCATAACCAGAAGATAGGGCTAGGAAGCTATTAGCGTCCTTCTCCAAGGGGTCTACAGTACCCACAAGAGCGAGCTATTGGCTTGTTAGTCAAACGTATTGAGTCACTAGGTTCACGGGGTCTACTCACATAACTCGACATGCCATCAAAGCCACCTTGATCTCGTCCACAAACTGATCGTCCCAGGGTAGATCTATTCGTTCCCCTTGCTGCCTCAAATAGGATGGCTTGGCATGGTCCATTGTCCTGTTTTTCTTGAAGCCAATCCAGAGTGCGTGGGCAGCACGAATAGCAATTGAGCCCTGCGGTGGCCGGATGACTAGTTCTTGTGAGCAATGGCACCAGTCAGTCATTAAACAGCGTCTCTCACTATATTTGTTCCGAcagaatatcaacaccaCAGTAGCACATCCGTAGATGCACAGCGGTATTAAAAATGTCGCCCAGAACCCAACCTTACGTTCCACCCACTGATGAAGTTAGTGCACCAAATCAAAAGAATGAGTGGGATGTACATACCGGCGCAATGAGACCCGCGCAAGAGCCGATGTTAATGAGCCTGCAATATCTTAACGCCTGCTTCCGCTTGTTCTCCAAGCAACATACCAATAATAGCGACTGTAGATGGTTTGAACAGTGACATCCGGGTCTAAAATCACACGACGGTTGTCGGCTGTGATCTTGACCACGGGCTTCTTGCCCGTGTACTGGTCGGCCACGAGAGGCCCGACATTGCTTTTGATTCCACCCGCACTACTCGTGTTATCTATTGTTGACCGCGCGTGTGGTGTATTTGACGTACCCCAATCCAATAATTATCAAGGCAACCAATAGTCCAGGCCATCCGGCTCCATTCTCCAAGGACACGGGCAAAGAGGTGAGGAAGAGAATTAAAGTGCCGATTGTCGCCGTGCTAATGCAGTTCTTGTTAATATTCTCTAAAACATGCTGATTCACGACGGGGACAACTTGTCTAGAACTCACATGCTTCCAAGAAGGATAGTTTTCACACGACCCAGATAACAATCTGCTATGACAGCTCCTAAGATCGGCATCAGAAAACACCAACATTGAAAGAAGTACCCGATGGCCGTAGCAGTTGCTTGTCCCTAGTGATAACCACAAAGTCCGTCAAAAAGGAAAGTCGATACCCAAATGGACATGGACACCATTCCTCGACATACCTTGCCAAGGGCACCGGGAAGACGGTCATCGTGTAGAGGGTTCTGAACGTAATTCTCTGTCAAAATCGGTTAGCACTCGAACCTTTTGGCGGCGATGCGCACTGACGCAGTGGTCCTGTTATGGAGCGAAAGGTGAATCTCTCGGCCGCTTCGGCAATTACTACCATGAATATCGTGTAGGGGATCTTGTCAGCGATTCGAGGAAGCGTTTCCAGCTCTTCACGAGTAGGGCCGACCTGTTCATTAGTAGAGGGCGCTTTTTCATTGTCGCCTGGGGTTCTGGGACATTATTAGCTCATTGAAGTTGGGAAACGGCAAGACGCATTGGAATCAACAGACATTATTTGCTCTTCGGTGGGCTCCTTCATCTTTGCCCCCAATACTGGAGTTGTTGGAGAGTCGAATGCAACACGTTTGGTGGAGGGTGAGTCAGGCAACACTTGCTGCTGCTTTTACTCCTCGAGTAGCACCTGACATCAATTCCGGTTGACTCTTAGGGCTGTATGttggggaaaaaaaagaaaagaaaacagcaaaagaaaaaaagacaagagaacaaagacaaagaggaaaaaaaaaatctcaAAAGCAACCATTAATAATCAGCAGATTGTCCGAGGAAACTTCATTATTTCTGGTAGGGTGACCAGGGTGTACCCTAAAGGGCGTATCAAACAAAGAGCCGGAATACAACTCCTCCACTGGCTTCGGCTCTATATAGACATATTGAAATCATTGGTTGACAGGCTTAACCCCATCATTCAAGCAGGGGATACATTTGATCAATAACAGAGAGGGTTGGTCCTTTTGGAACAACTTCACGATGTTGTTCAAGGGTCTATAGAAAGAGGAGACGACATCCATAGAGTAGAAACTCGTCGCATCCAATCAAGTCATACGAAGGTAGTAGAGCACGATATATGGTGCATAAGTTGCGCCAGACCCGTTGTCCTTGGATTGGTATATATTTGAATCAGAGTGTGATCCCTCACTCGAAcacttcccttctcttcacttCACCTTCCAGGGTAACAACAGTCCCACACCGAGCATGGAGACCAAACATCCGCGACCGCGACCGCCCATGGAGGACATTGTGAGTCCGACCCTTGAGGATCTCATCCATCTAGCATTGCGACGAATGCGGTACCTGGTGGCCCCGGACCTGGACAACAACCACCCTCCACCCCTCTTGTTCCCCCTGGCCGAAAGTATGCGCGGGAATCCCTTCACCGTCGATGATTGGGACACGTACGGAGATCTCGAGTCCGAGTATGGTCGATTAACATATTTGATTTCTGTTTACCCTGAGCGGGGTGCACCCTTCGCCTGTGAGGAGGTGTTGCTCGATCTCCTGCAGCGGCCGAGCTTGCTGACGGAGTGGCCCAACTTTCTGCCTACACTGATAGCTCATGCACAAGCAACCGTGCATGGTGTGGTCCAGAGGATGGTCAGCAGCTCATCCAACCGGACACGATCCGCAAAGTCCGACTACGTTGCTATACCCGTGGATTACAAGGCGACCTCGTCAGCACGCACCATCGCGTTGCAGCTCTGGAAACGCTCTCTAGGTGAGATGGCGTCGCAGCTGGGGAGAGGGCATTTTGACGGAGCATTGGCGTTTTTACAAATCCATGCCTTTCTCAAGGACCCAATCTATGGACTGTCGCGGCCGTTCTCGCTGCAGCAGTTCTTTTTCAGTCACCTGTTGGGGAAATGCATGGCAGCCACTAGGGTACACATCCTGCATGCTAAAGATCTAGAACGGTTGGCCGCGCAAGCCGCTCAAGAGGCCTCGTATCTGGCCAACCCGTTGCTGCAGCGGCTCACTCTCGTCCACTTCAACGCACACCATCAACTTCCCTACGTGAATGTACCCTTGGGCCGATTGGCTCGAGCGGAATTTTCAGTGCCAATGCATGTCCTCGAAGTcgtggaggagatgctcGGGGCGGTTGCCATGAGCGATGGCCAGGCCTGCCCCCTGGTCCCGATCCTGGTCGCCACATATCCGCGTTACGCCCATGACGACCAATGGCTGATCCCTATCATAGACGGCAATCACCGTGCCACCGCGACACTCTTGCTCCGATTTCTAGCGACACTGACACTGCCCGTCGACCGTCAGGCCATGTTAGAAGGCCTGCGAGGCTACTGCACAGCCCATCACCTCGGTCGGAAATGGCAAATCGATCTCTGCGACGTAGTGACGGAGCTTCACTCCCCGACCAATCGAAAAATGTATGACCAGATAACGAGCCAAGCGGCGCTCGTACGAAAATTTGCTTGGGTCAGGTACATCCCTGCACTCGTCGTGCAGGAGGATGACTTCTACACAATCTGCAAACAGCGATCTGCAGGCAAGCATAAGCCGGTCTTGTTACATCCGTATCACCAGGCTCTCTTTAATGACGACGACATACCTATCGCATTACCGCAAAAGGCAGGACAGACACATGGACGACCCGAACCATTCAGACTTATGTCGCTGACTCCATTTGGGGGCGAACATTCCGGCGGCGTCGATGTCGATGTCGCTCTAATCTGTCAGGCTAAAGTGCGACCAAGCATGAATGGCCTCGCCCAAGAACCTCAACCACATGAGAAAGTGCAGCAGCACCGCGCATGGTCTTGTGTCGTGTCTTGACTTTCGAGAATCAAATCATGTCAGATAGCCCGCTTCCCCAACTAGGCAATAGAGCCTGTGTTCTAAAGATATCTAGTCTTCCCCGCAGCTTACTCGCATTCCGGACGGGCCCTGATCATGGCTGAACGCTTATCTGGATGCATTATTGCCCAGGGGCAGATTCTCCTCAGACCCCGCAACTTGACTTGTTTAGGCTCCGTTTCACCCCCGGAGGGCTTTGGCTGCAGGCTGCAGGAATAATCTGCAGTGAAACCATTAATACTCTTGGCTACGCATGACTCCGACTTGGCAACAGGGTCTGCAGTCCCGGTCTTGACAATCGAGAAATGAGACCGGCGAATAGGGTCTCTAATCCTTGTTCCGAACATTGTCCCTTCTTGGGCTACGCTTGGCGGAGAATTTCGCAGACACGGGGATTCCAATCCTCTGTAAGATGCATACGACTCCGTTGCGTTCGTCATTTGAATTTCTCACCATGGCACTTGTGGTTCAATTGATCGAAATCCGCGGTCAAAAAGGTCAACTGACTCAAGTCCTTGATCGCCATTCCAACTTGTTCACAACACTTACTCCttctaaaaaaaagtaatcGTCGTTGTTCCGGAGACTGTTATCCTTGCATCTTCGCTCCTACATTATACCTAATTAGGAAGCCATGACAGCCTTAGACGACCTGGACCTCTTACCGGAAGACTTTCCGCAGCCGAGTCCGTTTATGTCAGAATGGCCTCTTCGGCGAGACGTGGTCCATATGGATCATGGCTCTTCAGGGGCCTGCCCGACGAAGGTGCTCGAGCACCAAAATGCGTTGCGATGGGAACTGGATCGTGGATCCCCCGAATTTTTCCTCTCTCGCTGGTCGCCTCGCCACCGCGCTGCGAAGGAGGCTCTAGCGCGCTTCGTGCATGCCGACTACGACGAGCTACTGCTGACCCCTGGTTCGACCCTGGGTCTCAACATCGTCACACAAAGCCAGCAGTTCCAGCCAGGCGACGAGCTACTGACGACCAATCATGCATACAGCTCGGTGACCATGCTCCTCCGACATGTTGCAAACCGGGATGGCGCCAAAGTGGTCATCGCGCAGGTTCCATTCCCCGTTGCAtctgaggaggagattgtCCAAAGTATCCTGGCGTGTGTGACAGAACGAACCCGGTTCGCCATCATTGATCATATTGTCAGCCGCTCCGGCTTGGTGTTCCCCATCAAGCGCATTGTCCAGGAGCTAGCGGACCGTGGGGTCGACACCCTCGTCGACGGTGCCCACGGCCCGGGGCAGGTGCCAGTGGATCTCCATGACATCGGGGCAGCGTACTACACCACCAGCTGCCACAAATGGATGTGTGCTCCGCGCGGGGTGGGATTCCTGTACGCGCGTCGCGACCGGATCCGCCGTCTCAAGCCCCTGATTATTGCTCGCTCTGGCCACTGGCGGGACTCGGACGGGGCCGCCTACAGTTGGTTGGAGCATACCTTTGAGTGGAACGGCTGTCACGACCCATCTGGCGTGCATAGCATGCCAAAGATTATCGAGTTTCTTGAAACCGCGCTGCCGGGCGGTCATGCTGCCATGGTCAAGCGAAACCATGAGCTTGCTGTTGACGCGCGCCGGAAAGTGCTGGGGATACTTGGCATTGGCCTTCCTTGCCCAGATGATATGATTGCCAATATGGTGGTGTTCCCCCTTCCAGAATCGGTGTTACCAGAGACTCAGGGCATTCTCCCTCTGTGCAAGACGCTTTGGGAGGATGATCGTGCAGAGATCCAGTGTTACCACTGGCCGGCCTACCCGAAACGGATCTTCCGATTTAGTGTTCAGCTGCACAACAGCATGGAGCAGTATGTCTGGCTGGCGGGGAAGATCAAGGCCGCACTAGATGAGGAGACTAGAATAGCCCAAGCACATGCTGCAGACGTCAATGGTCTTGGTACATAGAATCGAGTACGCTCCGATGATAGCACAGTGACTCACCTCATGAATTGACTTGAGATTAAAAACGCCACGACCAACGCTAgagttttcattttctttgttgtctCGGGCACATGACCGTACcaacccttctccttcctcccccgtataaataaatcaacaCTTCCAACCCCGCCTCCCAATATTGTGTAGTATTATTACCTCCCAGTCACGGGGCTAAATATAACCCTACTAACAGTACGTATGTATCTTAAAAAAGGCTGAGGTTACATGAAGCACCAAATCCCCTCATTACTCTACTACCTCCCAATTCTGCAGATGATCATCGAGTTCTCATtggaaagataaaataaaaataagaataacCCCTGCACAAGGTAGTTAGTAAAATATATGCAATATCAAATGTCTAACCAAACCAATCTCAGCCTCACGCAGAATCCACCACCCCTCTCCAACCCCAAAAATTGCCAAAAGTACAAAAAAGCCGTTACTATACTTTTTCACAACACACtcattcctcctcctttcATTGGAGAATTATcagaggaaaaaaaaaaaaaaaaaaaaaaaaaaaaaaaaaaaaaaaaaaaaaaaaagagagagagagagaaaagatgTCTCCGCATGTCAAACCCCGACTCGCGACTTCCTCCGATAAACTCACGATTGAAACCCTGGTCAACGAAGCTTACACCCCCTACATTGAACGGATCGGCCGAAGGCCTGGCCCCATGCTTGATGATTATGGGGCACTGATCGATGCCGGGCGAGTGCATgtggtggagaaggatgggGTGGTAAGTGCAATTTTGGTGCTGATTCCCGAGGAGGGGACGATGCTACTGGATAATGTGGCTGTTGCGCCGGCAGCGCAGGGGTTAGGGCTGGGAAAATATTTGATGGGATTCGCTGAGGAGAAGGCTAGAGAGAGTGGCTTCAAACGCATCAGGTTGTATACGAATGAGATGATGGTGGAGAATGTGGGAATTTATGAGAGGTTGGGGTATGTGGAGACTCATCGGGGGTTGGAGAATGGGCTGAGGAGAGTTTATATGGTGAAGGTGTtaggttgattgattggaaAGAGCTTGACTTGTCATCGTGTATGTATCTGGCTAACAGGAGGAATCTTTACTGATCAGGTTTTGATGGCGAATTGTTTCAGGTACAGGTAGTCTTCCATATTGTCCTCGACATTCTGGTGAATGAGCATGGCAGCCTCGGCCCCAAACTTCTCGGTCCATTCGGCAATATCATCTTCAAGGGTTGTAACTCGCTATGCCACTTCAGTTAGTGATCGTATGATACGAGGCGTTAGCGATAAATTGACTCACCGGAGGCTGGGGATTGAGTGAAGTACTCTTCAGTGCTGCATCATGGAACGGGATCCAGttctggaagatatcacGAGCTCGCTGTTGATCTTTTTCTGCTCCCCAGTGCAAGGACCGAGGGTCGTAAGGGATCCCAACAGAACAGCAGTACTCTTCAACGATCCCCTCGGGATCCGCCAAGAGATCATCGGCATCAACAATGCAGATATCGTTCCCGGTTCCGGGACCAATGATCTGAACCTGCACAAGATAGTCAAACAGAATACGTAGCTCCGCGTAGCCCGCATCGGTCGCTTTGAACCCGTTCCACCCGGTGATGTGGGACTTCGGTGGGATAGAGCATTGGTAGAGACTGGGGATACTCTGTCGAGGGTTCCGGATTAAGAAGGTGTAATGGAAGCCGGAAAGAATATCGGGGGGGAAGACAGTTGGGTTAGGAATAGCAGTATGATTTTGCAAGGAATCCATTCTGTTAATGGCCCTCTGCTCGTAATGTAAAGAGGGTGCGATACGAGGATCGGCACCAGGGAGTGGCATCAGGCACTTGGCCATGTCCTTGACAAAGACTCTTTTGCCCTAGGCGCAATTGTTATCACCTTGACACTCCTCTCGCTTCTTGTAGTCAGGGTCACCTACGTTTTGCTTGCTGTCATTGACAAGGCCCAAAGCAACACGGTAAGTGTAGTCTTGGAAGCCATTCTCTGCCCGTAACTTCTCAACGTTCTCATATCTTTCACTCAATTTCTCCGGACCCCAGTGATATGCATCGGAAAAGGGCTCATGGACACAGGCAATATCGTTGTCTCGAGTCAGGAAGGCCTGAGAGTGTTAGTTATTTGAATTGGGCGGGTGTTGTCCGGTTGGGGTAACAGTTAATTTATACCCTTTCAAATGCGGTAGAAATAGCTCGGGGGTGAGTAACAAGGAAGATGGGCTTTGAAGATGAACTTATTCCCACCATTTTGGAATTTAGGTCCGCTGTCAATGCAAGAAACAGAATGCAAACAACCTGTTCGGCTCGCTTTGATTGAACGCTGATGTCGACATAGTCTGCCCCTTTGGCGTAGGTTAAACTTTCCTTTATACTTAGTCCCTAGGGAGGCCAGCTGCCACAGCACACATGTCAGCTTGCGGGGAACAGACCTCTGATGCACCATAATCAGGCGTACCGAGATAGAATACCACAACTGTGATACCTAGGGGTAAAGGTGAATGCATGCGGGCAGGTAAGGCTGATAGTATCCCCGCGCATATTTGCCCTGATTCAACCGGATACACAAATTAGGTACGGCGCAAGTCCGACTGGCTACTCGAGAAAACGAGGAAGGTGCCCTGGAGAGTATCACAAATCCTGCTAGAAGACTACCTTCCATGTAGCGTTCAGTCACGGTGCATAATGCAAGGATGCAAAACTAGGTCACTGCTTGCAGATACGAGATATGCCTTTCGAGCGACAAGGGGTTGCCTATGTTCCTTTCTGTAAGCCGGTTTCTAGGCCAGTGTCAGCGCAATGCCCTGAAGAAGTAATTGCTGCGTGAACTCACCGTAGTCTTACTAGAGGGTCTAACAAATATGTCGACCATGGGCTGttaccaaaaaaaaagtacacAAATTCCACGCTTACGACGCTGATACCCGGATAAAATATTGCTTCTTTGGGGTTCTTGCAGGTGCTGCATGTCTGTTAAGTCGTACACTGTCTTGTTCCGCTAAACCTTGGGCTTCGGTAAAATTGCACCGTATCCTGACAGTCAACCACAAGGCTGTGGAGTAGTAGCAGAGAGCCTGATACACTACCAATCGGTGTATCCGACGGGGATTATTCCCCGCATGCATGTGTCAGAGGAGTCTCTGTGCGAGTGTGCTTAATATCTTATGCCCTTTGTCTGAAGCTGATGCAATCCAAACTCTCACTGTTTTACCTAGAATCTTGCTACAACCGTCTCTCATCCCCAGGTGCTCGGTGATCTCTCACCATGGATAAAACCGATATTGCTCATCTAGAGGTCTTGAGCTTTGCGAAGCTTGCGAGCAAAGACCAGACCGAGTTGAACAGGCTTCTCGAGGCTTGTCGCAAACAAGGCTTCTTCTACCTGGATCTTGCTGGTTCCAATGTGTCTCATGGGCTCCATCAGCGACTGAAAGCCCTCTCTTTGATGAAAGATTGGTTTGACCGTCCCaatgaggagaagatgaagcttCACAAGGATTCAGTGACCAATGGGTTGGTATTCTGACTCTTCCCTTTCTATAAAAGCTGACTTGATTCAGATACAAGCCTCCTGG
This window of the Aspergillus flavus chromosome 8, complete sequence genome carries:
- a CDS encoding putative oligopeptide transporter produces the protein MKEPTEEQIITPGDNEKAPSTNEQVGPTREELETLPRIADKIPYTIFMVVIAEAAERFTFRSITGPLQNYVQNPLHDDRLPGALGKGQATATAIGYFFQCWCFLMPILGAVIADCYLGRVKTILLGSITATIGTLILFLTSLPVSLENGAGWPGLLVALIIIGLGAGGIKSNVGPLVADQYTGKKPVVKITADNRRVILDPDVTVQTIYSRYYWLINIGSCAGLIAPWVERKVGFWATFLIPLCIYGCATVVLIFCRNKYIIRPPQGSIAIRAAHALWIGFKKNRTMDHAKPSYLRQQGERIDLPWDDQFVDEIKVALMACRVISLFPIFWLCYGNTVGNLISLAGLMNTMGLPNDFLAGSINPLSILILLPLFERVIYPSLRRVNIPFRPISRITFGFVIMSGAIAVAAGLQSLAYNSPPYSVNFLSILPIYVLTALSEITAFLSSMEYAYTKAPRSMKSLVASVNLLLCALGSLLGLAISPTSKKPQILVQFACLSGMMFLAAILVYVLFSKYNKVDEKMNQIEREADSDREE
- a CDS encoding putative cysteine desulfurylase: MTALDDLDLLPEDFPQPSPFMSEWPLRRDVVHMDHGSSGACPTKVLEHQNALRWELDRGSPEFFLSRWSPRHRAAKEALARFVHADYDELLLTPGSTLGLNIVTQSQQFQPGDELLTTNHAYSSVTMLLRHVANRDGAKVVIAQVPFPVASEEEIVQSILACVTERTRFAIIDHIVSRSGLVFPIKRIVQELADRGVDTLVDGAHGPGQVPVDLHDIGAAYYTTSCHKWMCAPRGVGFLYARRDRIRRLKPLIIARSGHWRDSDGAAYSWLEHTFEWNGCHDPSGVHSMPKIIEFLETALPGGHAAMVKRNHELAVDARRKVLGILGIGLPCPDDMIANMVVFPLPESVLPETQGILPLCKTLWEDDRAEIQCYHWPAYPKRIFRFSVQLHNSMEQYVWLAGKIKAALDEETRIAQAHAADVNGLEREREKMSPHVKPRLATSSDKLTIETLVNEAYTPYIERIGRRPGPMLDDYGALIDAGRVHVVEKDGVVSAILVLIPEEGTMLLDNVAVAPAAQGLGLGKYLMGFAEEKARESGFKRIRLYTNEMMVENVGIYERLGYVETHRGLENGLRRVYMVKVLG